One genomic segment of Amycolatopsis sp. Hca4 includes these proteins:
- a CDS encoding SDR family oxidoreductase: protein MKIVIAGGHGKIALRLTRQLARRGDSVVGIVRNPRHVDDVERAGGKAVVLDLEHATVDEVATVLVGADAAVFSAGSGNAATAARRDRMDRAAVVLVMDAAEQAGVRRFVHVSSINVGCADDRGIGEGYAIYLQAKRAAEQHIFERDKLDWTVLRPGVLTDGDGDGTVELTPGNRVAPKRARFDQVAREDVAAVLVGLLDRPATAGRIYVVVGGKTPIEAAIDA from the coding sequence ATGAAGATCGTCATCGCCGGCGGCCACGGCAAGATCGCCTTGCGGCTGACCCGGCAGCTCGCGCGGCGGGGTGACTCCGTCGTCGGCATCGTCCGCAACCCCCGCCACGTCGACGACGTCGAACGCGCGGGCGGGAAGGCCGTGGTGCTCGACCTCGAGCACGCCACGGTGGACGAGGTGGCCACGGTCCTGGTCGGCGCGGACGCGGCTGTCTTCTCGGCGGGCTCGGGCAACGCCGCCACCGCCGCCCGCCGGGACCGGATGGACCGGGCCGCCGTCGTGCTGGTCATGGACGCGGCCGAACAGGCCGGGGTGCGCCGGTTCGTGCACGTCAGCTCGATCAACGTCGGCTGCGCCGACGACCGCGGCATCGGCGAGGGCTACGCCATCTACCTGCAGGCCAAGCGCGCCGCCGAACAGCACATCTTCGAGCGCGACAAGCTCGACTGGACGGTGCTGCGGCCCGGCGTGCTGACCGACGGCGACGGCGACGGCACCGTCGAGCTCACGCCGGGGAACCGGGTCGCCCCGAAGCGCGCCCGGTTCGACCAGGTCGCGCGGGAAGACGTCGCCGCCGTGCTCGTGGGGCTGCTCGACCGGCCCGCCACGGCAGGCCGGATCTACGTGGTGGTCGGCGGGAAGACCCCGATCGAGGCCGCGATCGACGCCTGA
- a CDS encoding long-chain fatty acid--CoA ligase, which translates to MSLFFYLEKGASVDPGAPCLTLDGVSRSYAEVVELAEAVARALRRSGVAPGDKVGILSANDPTAFTCVFGISRAGAVWCPINPRNAAAENAELLDLFDCTTLVFQPAFEDLVRRIAPQLPKLTTLVRLGDGDGFAPGFDDWLDAAKAGPPAVAAPPDDVVALVGTGGTTGRPKGVMLTGRNLEVMSAITLMSYPFEGRPVYLALAPLTHAAGVLCFPVLARGGEVVIMPKPDVGRFLALIERHRVTHTFLPPTLIYLVLGHEALDRTDLSSLQCFWYGAAPMSVTRLAEALDRIGPMAQLFGQSEAPMMISTMSPAEHRRPDGTVHTGRLASAGRPSPLVTVAILDDGGNAVAQGERGEICVRGSLVMAGYYRNPEATAEASAHGWHHTGDIGFLDGEGFLHIVDRAKDMVITGGFNVYSAEVEQAVLAHDAVRDCAVVGLPDEKWGERVTAVVQLRPGRELDSAELIAFVKDRIGSVKAPKQIEVWPDLPRSTVGKVLKAEIRTTLTTR; encoded by the coding sequence ATGTCTCTGTTCTTCTACCTGGAGAAAGGCGCCTCCGTGGACCCCGGAGCGCCCTGCTTGACCCTTGACGGGGTGTCCCGTTCCTACGCGGAGGTCGTCGAGCTCGCCGAGGCCGTCGCCCGGGCGTTGCGGCGTTCCGGTGTCGCCCCGGGGGACAAGGTCGGCATCCTCTCGGCCAACGACCCGACCGCGTTCACCTGCGTCTTCGGCATCTCGCGGGCCGGCGCGGTGTGGTGCCCGATCAACCCGCGCAACGCGGCCGCGGAGAACGCCGAGCTCCTCGACCTCTTCGACTGCACCACGCTGGTCTTCCAGCCCGCCTTCGAAGACCTGGTCCGCCGGATCGCCCCGCAGCTGCCGAAGCTGACCACGCTCGTGCGCCTCGGCGACGGCGACGGCTTCGCCCCCGGCTTCGACGACTGGCTCGACGCCGCGAAAGCCGGCCCGCCCGCGGTCGCCGCCCCACCGGACGACGTCGTCGCCCTCGTGGGCACCGGCGGCACAACCGGCCGGCCCAAGGGCGTCATGCTCACCGGTCGCAACCTCGAAGTCATGTCGGCGATCACGCTGATGAGCTACCCGTTCGAGGGGCGCCCGGTCTACCTGGCCCTGGCCCCGCTGACGCACGCGGCCGGCGTCCTCTGCTTCCCGGTGCTGGCCCGCGGCGGCGAGGTGGTGATCATGCCGAAACCCGACGTCGGCCGGTTCCTGGCGCTGATCGAACGCCACCGTGTCACCCACACGTTCCTGCCGCCGACGCTGATCTACCTGGTGCTCGGCCACGAAGCCCTGGACCGCACGGATCTCTCGTCACTGCAGTGCTTCTGGTACGGCGCGGCCCCGATGTCGGTGACCCGGCTGGCCGAAGCCCTCGACCGGATCGGGCCGATGGCCCAGCTGTTCGGCCAGTCCGAGGCCCCGATGATGATCTCGACGATGTCGCCCGCCGAGCACCGCCGTCCCGATGGGACTGTCCACACCGGACGGCTGGCCTCCGCCGGGCGCCCGTCACCGCTGGTCACCGTGGCGATCCTGGACGACGGCGGAAACGCCGTGGCGCAAGGCGAACGCGGCGAAATCTGCGTGCGCGGCTCGCTGGTGATGGCCGGCTACTACCGCAACCCGGAGGCCACCGCGGAAGCCTCCGCCCACGGCTGGCACCACACCGGTGACATCGGCTTCCTCGACGGCGAAGGCTTCCTCCACATCGTCGACCGCGCCAAGGACATGGTCATCACCGGCGGGTTCAACGTCTACTCCGCCGAGGTCGAGCAGGCGGTGCTGGCCCACGACGCGGTCCGCGACTGCGCCGTGGTCGGCCTGCCCGACGAGAAGTGGGGCGAGCGCGTCACCGCCGTCGTCCAGCTCCGCCCCGGCCGGGAGCTGGACAGCGCCGAGCTGATCGCGTTCGTCAAGGACCGCATCGGCAGCGTCAAGGCGCCCAAGCAGATCGAAGTCTGGCCGGACCTGCCCCGCTCGACCGTCGGCAAGGTGCTGAAGGCCGAGATCCGCACGACCCTCACCACCCGCTGA
- a CDS encoding DUF2188 domain-containing protein → MADGDVHTVYEDGVWKNRVEGGTRASNTSPRRVDAVVAGRLAARKRRVGHLVHTPDGDVESERDYRPRAGPAC, encoded by the coding sequence GTGGCCGATGGAGACGTGCACACCGTGTACGAGGACGGTGTGTGGAAGAACCGGGTCGAAGGCGGCACCCGGGCCTCCAACACCTCCCCGCGCCGCGTCGACGCGGTCGTGGCCGGCCGGCTGGCGGCGCGGAAGCGCCGGGTGGGGCACCTGGTCCACACCCCCGACGGCGACGTCGAAAGCGAACGCGACTACCGGCCGCGTGCCGGACCGGCCTGCTGA
- a CDS encoding NPCBM/NEW2 domain-containing protein, with product MRRLPVLLCALFLLATATATPAAADPPPEPVPGERPPLGITWATGDPYCLYNSGEDVVKAAADQLVGSGLRDAGYEYVMLGDCWQAAQRDADGKLTARTTFSASIPALVDYVHARGLKIGFSSGTGAKTCSGQAAGSLDHEDLDAQTFAGWGADYLRYDTCYSVNGDAPARVKKMADALKRTGRPITLEVDDYDRNQSPWLWARGAGAQVWRTYKNATFDFGYSAGSLDKQYGLEGYAGPGGWNMPGSFTFSYLDTAERQAKLGLWAVLNAPLVADMALTADTTLPADVMANPDIIAVDQDWAGVAGHKVRDTGWTEVWTKPMSDGSAVLVLFNRGELAAPITTSVADAGLPAASGYRVRDLWTGEETESTGALGGTVGRHAATVLRVWPANTTAAPRTSLTVELPDSVPPDRPVTATVRFANAGSTPVTGAHLQLTAPAQWQFDSPAEADAATVAPGATWETAVTLHPVSTATEPFRMPATVTYTTAQGTRTTSARAEAPLLLAPNPPYTNGLLNTQPWMSSENGLGPVERDSTDNGHPLTVNGKTDAHGGLGAHAPSVVRYYLGGKCRQFTATVGVDDRGPGGTLGFRVLGDGVELEATGDMRHGDPAQHLAVPVTGVQVLALAVDDASDGSAGDWGDWLSPYLTC from the coding sequence ATGCGACGACTTCCCGTACTGCTCTGCGCCCTTTTCCTGCTCGCCACCGCCACCGCCACCCCGGCCGCCGCTGATCCGCCGCCCGAGCCGGTTCCGGGCGAAAGACCTCCGCTGGGGATCACCTGGGCGACCGGGGACCCCTACTGCCTCTACAACTCCGGCGAAGACGTCGTGAAAGCCGCGGCCGACCAGCTGGTCGGCTCGGGCCTGCGGGACGCCGGGTACGAGTACGTCATGCTCGGCGACTGCTGGCAGGCGGCGCAGCGCGACGCCGACGGCAAGCTGACCGCCCGCACCACGTTCTCCGCGAGCATTCCCGCGCTGGTGGACTACGTGCACGCACGCGGCCTCAAGATCGGCTTCTCCAGCGGCACCGGTGCGAAGACCTGCAGCGGCCAGGCGGCGGGCTCCCTCGACCACGAGGACCTCGACGCGCAGACCTTCGCCGGCTGGGGCGCGGACTACCTGCGCTACGACACCTGCTACAGCGTCAACGGCGACGCACCCGCGCGGGTCAAGAAGATGGCCGACGCGCTGAAGCGCACCGGACGGCCGATCACCCTGGAGGTCGACGACTACGACCGCAACCAGAGCCCGTGGCTCTGGGCCCGTGGCGCGGGCGCCCAGGTCTGGCGCACCTACAAGAACGCCACCTTCGACTTCGGTTACTCGGCCGGCAGCCTCGACAAGCAGTACGGCCTGGAGGGCTACGCCGGCCCGGGCGGCTGGAACATGCCGGGCTCCTTCACCTTCAGCTACCTCGACACCGCCGAACGCCAGGCCAAGCTCGGCCTGTGGGCGGTGCTCAACGCGCCTCTGGTGGCCGACATGGCGCTGACGGCCGACACCACGCTCCCGGCGGACGTCATGGCCAACCCCGACATCATCGCCGTCGACCAGGACTGGGCGGGGGTGGCCGGGCACAAGGTCCGCGACACCGGCTGGACCGAGGTCTGGACGAAGCCGATGTCCGACGGCTCGGCCGTGCTGGTGCTGTTCAACCGCGGCGAACTGGCCGCGCCGATCACCACCTCCGTCGCCGACGCCGGGCTGCCCGCCGCGTCCGGCTACCGCGTGCGGGACCTGTGGACCGGCGAGGAAACCGAGTCGACGGGCGCGCTCGGCGGGACCGTCGGCCGGCACGCCGCCACCGTGCTGCGCGTGTGGCCCGCGAACACGACCGCCGCGCCGCGGACGTCGCTGACCGTCGAACTGCCCGACTCCGTGCCGCCGGACCGGCCGGTGACCGCCACCGTGCGGTTCGCCAACGCCGGTTCGACGCCGGTCACCGGAGCGCACCTGCAGCTCACCGCGCCCGCGCAGTGGCAGTTCGACTCCCCCGCCGAGGCCGACGCGGCGACCGTCGCCCCCGGGGCCACCTGGGAGACCGCGGTGACGCTGCACCCGGTCTCGACGGCCACCGAGCCGTTCAGGATGCCGGCCACCGTGACGTACACGACCGCCCAGGGCACCCGGACCACGTCCGCGCGAGCCGAAGCGCCGCTCCTGCTCGCGCCGAACCCGCCCTACACCAACGGGTTGCTCAACACGCAGCCGTGGATGTCCAGCGAGAACGGCCTCGGCCCGGTGGAGCGGGACAGCACCGACAACGGCCACCCGCTCACGGTCAACGGCAAGACCGACGCGCACGGCGGGCTGGGCGCGCACGCCCCCTCGGTGGTGCGCTACTACCTGGGCGGCAAGTGCCGGCAGTTCACCGCGACGGTCGGCGTCGACGACCGCGGGCCCGGCGGGACGCTCGGGTTCCGCGTGCTCGGCGACGGCGTCGAACTGGAAGCCACCGGGGACATGCGGCACGGGGATCCCGCGCAGCACCTCGCCGTGCCGGTGACGGGCGTGCAGGTGCTCGCGCTCGCCGTCGACGACGCGAGTGACGGCTCGGCCGGCGACTGGGGCGACTGGCTGTCGCCGTACCTGACCTGCTGA
- a CDS encoding LLM class flavin-dependent oxidoreductase has product MKLALYLPNFRDKVTVRELEDLTALAEDLDFDSVWTLDRIIVPETSDTQEMQYAFGMIDGFPKGLPVSSRGEFLQGMPLIPWLAAKTSKVRIGMSIIDTPYRAPGVLAAELATIDHLCGGRLNVAVGSGWMPEEFAAASASHIFPKRHKHVRETLEIMQGIWTNDLFEYHGEFADFQRSGFGAKPVQKPHPPIFFSGLKDAKRSAARIAKYGLSGWIGIQDSPEDIRRWRTEIQRELEALDTPRSVDDLEIASMIWFVITDEDMDQSPLGKGTNLLVGSQAQITDQLKRYREAGLTMPFLWPPFQDVPVAKTLDDMKRLKEEILPKIEAM; this is encoded by the coding sequence ATGAAACTCGCGCTCTACCTCCCGAACTTCCGCGACAAGGTGACCGTGCGGGAGCTCGAGGACCTCACCGCACTGGCCGAGGATCTCGACTTCGACTCGGTCTGGACGCTGGACCGGATCATCGTGCCGGAGACGTCGGACACCCAGGAGATGCAGTACGCCTTCGGCATGATCGACGGGTTCCCCAAGGGCCTGCCGGTCAGCTCGCGCGGCGAGTTCCTCCAGGGCATGCCGCTCATCCCGTGGCTGGCGGCGAAGACGTCGAAGGTGCGGATCGGCATGAGCATCATCGACACGCCCTACCGCGCGCCCGGCGTCCTGGCCGCGGAGCTGGCCACCATCGACCACCTCTGCGGCGGCCGGCTGAACGTGGCCGTCGGCTCCGGCTGGATGCCCGAGGAGTTCGCCGCCGCGAGCGCGTCGCACATCTTCCCCAAGCGGCACAAGCACGTCCGGGAAACCCTGGAGATCATGCAGGGCATCTGGACCAACGACCTGTTCGAGTACCACGGCGAGTTCGCCGACTTCCAGCGCAGCGGGTTCGGCGCCAAGCCGGTGCAGAAGCCGCACCCGCCGATCTTCTTCAGCGGCCTCAAGGACGCCAAGCGCTCGGCCGCCCGGATCGCGAAGTACGGGCTGTCCGGCTGGATCGGCATCCAGGACTCGCCCGAGGACATCCGGCGCTGGCGCACCGAGATCCAGCGCGAGCTGGAGGCCCTCGACACCCCGCGCTCGGTCGACGACCTCGAGATCGCCAGCATGATCTGGTTCGTCATCACCGACGAGGACATGGACCAGAGCCCGCTGGGCAAGGGCACCAACCTGCTCGTGGGGTCGCAGGCGCAGATCACCGACCAGCTCAAGCGCTACCGGGAAGCCGGGCTGACGATGCCATTCCTGTGGCCGCCCTTCCAGGACGTCCCGGTGGCGAAGACGCTGGACGACATGAAGCGGCTCAAGGAAGAGATCCTCCCCAAGATCGAAGCGATGTGA
- a CDS encoding PfkB family carbohydrate kinase: protein MAQRGRRTRIASFYAGAMSEARDIDLARVAAHHGGLDLVLIAPNDPDAMLRHTRDCRAHGYRFAADPSQQLARLTGPQIRSLVDGTDLLFTNEYEHDLLLAATGWTGCDVLVRVGRWVTTLGENGVRIESATEPPLTIPAVPTAGVVDPTGTGDAFRAGFLAGLSRGTGIEQAARMGAALAGIALGSAGGQEYVFEPEEFLARLRATYGEAAAADVEQRVLAGGVGPRA, encoded by the coding sequence GTGGCGCAGCGTGGTCGCAGAACCCGGATCGCCTCGTTCTACGCCGGGGCGATGAGCGAGGCCCGCGACATCGACCTCGCCCGCGTCGCCGCCCACCACGGCGGCCTCGACCTGGTGCTGATCGCCCCCAACGATCCCGACGCCATGCTCCGGCACACCCGCGACTGCCGCGCGCACGGCTACCGCTTTGCCGCCGATCCCTCCCAGCAGCTGGCCCGCCTGACCGGGCCCCAGATCCGCTCCCTGGTCGACGGCACCGACCTGTTGTTCACCAACGAATACGAGCACGACCTGCTGCTGGCGGCCACCGGCTGGACCGGCTGCGACGTCCTGGTGCGGGTCGGGCGCTGGGTCACCACGCTCGGCGAAAACGGCGTCCGGATCGAATCCGCGACCGAACCGCCGTTGACGATCCCCGCCGTGCCGACCGCCGGGGTCGTCGACCCGACGGGCACCGGCGACGCCTTCCGTGCCGGCTTCCTGGCCGGGCTCAGCCGGGGAACCGGTATCGAGCAGGCGGCCCGGATGGGCGCCGCACTGGCCGGCATCGCGCTCGGATCCGCCGGGGGACAGGAGTACGTGTTCGAGCCCGAGGAGTTCCTCGCCCGGCTGCGCGCCACGTACGGCGAGGCCGCGGCGGCCGACGTCGAACAGCGGGTCCTGGCCGGAGGGGTCGGCCCGCGCGCGTGA
- a CDS encoding 3,4-dihydroxy-2-butanone-4-phosphate synthase has protein sequence MSVRLTPARPAAAPIGPALAAVAAGEPVVLVDDHAPAGFLVAAAETVTTAVTAFLVRHSSGLLCVSLPGAECDRLDLPPMPGASRFEACVTVDAATGITTGISAHDRARTAALLAAAGSTGHDFTRPGHVIPVRHAAGGVLHRRGVAEAAADLARAAGRRPAALFAALVGLSRPTELAGPPELARFAEDHGLAAVSVGDLVTHRLSRDPLVTRRATTGAVSDLVRAVGYTGAFDGAEHLALVTGSPAGADDVPVYVHRECPAGDVPGWLRCACRPGLDTALTAITAEGCGVVVHLKPNRFRAGESGEEEFLSAVAAVIVQDLGVRSVRLPAGQEAHRAAFELRGVPAGRFGG, from the coding sequence ATGAGCGTCCGGCTCACCCCCGCCCGCCCGGCGGCCGCGCCGATCGGCCCGGCGCTCGCCGCCGTGGCGGCAGGCGAACCGGTGGTGCTCGTCGACGACCACGCCCCGGCCGGTTTCCTGGTGGCCGCCGCGGAAACCGTCACCACCGCGGTGACCGCGTTCCTGGTCCGGCACTCGTCGGGGCTGCTGTGCGTCTCGCTGCCCGGTGCCGAGTGCGACCGCCTCGACCTGCCCCCGATGCCGGGCGCGAGCCGGTTCGAAGCGTGCGTGACGGTGGACGCGGCCACCGGCATCACCACCGGGATCTCCGCCCACGACCGGGCGCGCACCGCGGCGCTGCTCGCGGCCGCGGGCTCGACCGGACACGATTTCACCCGTCCGGGGCACGTGATCCCGGTGCGTCACGCGGCCGGCGGCGTGCTCCACCGCCGGGGCGTGGCCGAGGCGGCGGCGGACCTGGCCCGCGCGGCCGGGCGGCGGCCGGCAGCCCTCTTCGCCGCCCTGGTCGGGCTCAGCCGGCCCACCGAGCTCGCCGGGCCACCCGAACTGGCCCGGTTCGCCGAGGACCACGGCCTCGCCGCGGTGTCGGTCGGCGACCTGGTCACCCACCGGCTGAGCCGCGACCCGCTGGTCACCCGCCGGGCCACGACCGGGGCGGTCTCGGACCTGGTGCGCGCGGTCGGGTACACCGGCGCGTTCGACGGCGCGGAGCACCTCGCCCTGGTCACCGGCAGCCCGGCCGGAGCCGACGACGTCCCGGTGTACGTCCACCGCGAGTGCCCGGCCGGGGACGTGCCGGGCTGGCTGCGCTGCGCGTGCCGTCCCGGGCTGGACACGGCCTTGACGGCCATCACGGCCGAGGGGTGCGGCGTCGTCGTGCACCTGAAGCCGAACCGCTTCCGGGCGGGCGAATCCGGCGAAGAAGAATTCCTTTCCGCCGTCGCGGCCGTCATCGTCCAGGATCTGGGCGTTCGCTCGGTGCGATTGCCGGCCGGTCAGGAAGCGCACCGGGCCGCGTTCGAACTCCGCGGCGTTCCGGCCGGCCGGTTCGGCGGCTGA
- a CDS encoding MFS transporter — protein MSRATTTVSTLVIFVLALNLRPAVTSLGAALPDISIAGGLVAAVLVALPLWAIGLGGWATPWLCARVGTHRTVTVALLGLVLSLAGRVFGGPVELLVGTALACLSIAVLGTMLPLLAQGSAAFTFGLGVGSTAGALVTPTVVMSSSWRLALGVWATTALLAQQVWRRTPGEFVSPRASSGAGRASALTIHFGLISTVTFLVMGWLPGILRSAGVPSTTAGACLALSMAMGLPMMWLVPGWTRRWRNQTLLVITLATPNVIGVAGLLLAPAAAPWLWAAATGAGMGSLAFALTTISLRSKDSSVALSAVVQGVGYVIAGFGVLVCGWLHTGTGAWRTPLLLVLAVLIGQVVSGHLAVFRRAPAPAPAPAPAVAPPLTVHPQEDDAPEVAA, from the coding sequence ATGTCGCGTGCTACCACCACCGTCTCCACTCTGGTCATCTTCGTTCTCGCGCTCAACCTGCGGCCCGCGGTGACCAGCCTGGGCGCGGCCCTGCCGGACATCTCCATCGCCGGCGGGCTGGTCGCCGCGGTGCTCGTGGCCCTGCCCCTGTGGGCGATCGGCCTGGGTGGCTGGGCGACGCCGTGGCTCTGCGCCAGGGTGGGAACACACCGGACGGTCACCGTGGCCCTTCTCGGGCTGGTGCTGTCACTGGCCGGACGGGTGTTCGGCGGCCCGGTGGAACTGCTGGTCGGCACGGCGCTGGCGTGCCTGTCCATCGCCGTGCTGGGGACGATGCTGCCGTTGCTGGCCCAGGGGTCCGCCGCCTTCACGTTCGGGCTCGGGGTGGGCAGCACGGCAGGCGCGCTGGTCACGCCCACGGTGGTGATGTCGTCGTCGTGGCGGCTCGCCCTCGGCGTGTGGGCGACCACGGCGCTGCTGGCCCAGCAGGTCTGGCGGCGCACGCCCGGCGAGTTCGTGTCGCCGCGGGCGTCATCGGGCGCCGGGCGGGCCTCGGCCCTGACCATCCACTTCGGACTCATCTCGACGGTGACGTTCCTGGTCATGGGCTGGCTGCCGGGCATCCTGCGCAGCGCGGGCGTCCCCTCGACGACGGCGGGGGCGTGCCTGGCGCTGTCGATGGCGATGGGGTTGCCGATGATGTGGCTGGTGCCGGGCTGGACCCGCCGCTGGCGCAACCAGACACTGCTCGTCATCACGTTGGCCACGCCGAACGTCATCGGCGTGGCGGGGCTGCTCCTGGCGCCCGCGGCGGCACCCTGGCTGTGGGCCGCGGCGACCGGGGCGGGCATGGGGTCGCTGGCGTTCGCGCTGACGACGATTTCGCTGCGCAGCAAGGACAGTTCGGTGGCGCTGTCGGCGGTGGTCCAGGGCGTGGGGTACGTGATCGCGGGCTTCGGCGTGCTGGTGTGCGGCTGGCTGCACACCGGGACGGGGGCCTGGCGAACGCCGCTGCTGCTGGTGCTCGCGGTGCTGATCGGCCAGGTGGTCAGCGGGCACCTGGCGGTGTTCCGCCGCGCCCCGGCACCGGCCCCCGCTCCGGCGCCGGCGGTGGCCCCGCCGCTCACCGTGCACCCCCAGGAGGACGACGCACCGGAGGTCGCCGCCTGA
- a CDS encoding SDR family NAD(P)-dependent oxidoreductase — translation MSELEGKRVFVTGSGAGIGKAIAALFTERGARVVVSDLDSLSAKQAADEIGAAGVANCDVTDETQVQAAIQQTVDLLGGLDVLVNNAGIEVSSPLLQQPTESFDKIFAVNVRGTFVTMKAATPHLVESKGNIVNIASIAGIGGSPLLGSYCATKAAVIQLTRVAAVEMRPTGVRVNAVCPGFADTAMVERLVPDFEAATQVPFGDLVAAKQGRLGTPQDIAEVAAFLASDRASWVTGSHYVLDGGLTASLV, via the coding sequence ATGTCCGAACTCGAAGGAAAGCGCGTCTTCGTCACCGGCTCCGGTGCCGGCATCGGCAAGGCGATCGCGGCGCTGTTCACCGAACGCGGCGCCCGGGTCGTCGTGAGCGACCTCGACTCCCTCTCGGCCAAGCAGGCGGCCGACGAGATCGGCGCGGCCGGGGTCGCCAACTGCGACGTCACCGACGAAACCCAGGTCCAGGCGGCCATCCAGCAGACGGTCGACCTCCTCGGCGGCCTCGACGTCCTGGTCAACAACGCCGGCATCGAGGTGTCGTCCCCGCTGCTGCAGCAGCCGACGGAGAGCTTCGACAAGATCTTCGCGGTCAACGTGCGCGGCACCTTCGTGACGATGAAGGCGGCGACGCCGCACCTGGTGGAGTCCAAGGGCAACATCGTCAACATCGCCTCGATCGCGGGCATCGGCGGCAGCCCGCTGCTCGGTTCGTACTGCGCGACGAAGGCCGCGGTCATCCAGCTGACCCGGGTGGCGGCGGTCGAGATGCGCCCGACGGGCGTCCGGGTCAACGCGGTCTGCCCGGGCTTCGCGGACACGGCGATGGTCGAGCGCCTGGTCCCCGACTTCGAGGCGGCGACCCAGGTCCCGTTCGGCGACCTGGTCGCGGCCAAGCAGGGCCGGCTGGGCACGCCGCAGGACATCGCGGAGGTCGCGGCGTTCCTGGCGTCGGACCGGGCGAGCTGGGTCACCGGCAGTCACTACGTCCTCGACGGCGGGCTGACCGCGTCCCTCGTGTGA
- a CDS encoding TetR/AcrR family transcriptional regulator, producing MTSAPAVRRRTPADKFEDRRRELADAALLALADLGYARTSLRTIAEHTKFSHGLLHYYFADKVELITYCVRRYKAACVQRYEGGVGEAATAAELAAACADGLAAALGEAPLMHRMWYDLRTQSLFEPAFRDDVAEIDASLQDMIWRNVSAYAGLAGAEPTCSAADAYALFDGLFQQALLRHLAGEETALDDLRRGVRELFPRLVG from the coding sequence GTGACCAGCGCACCCGCCGTGAGGCGCCGGACCCCAGCCGACAAGTTCGAGGACCGCCGCCGGGAACTGGCCGACGCGGCGCTCCTGGCCTTGGCGGACCTCGGCTACGCCCGCACCAGCCTGCGCACGATCGCGGAGCACACGAAGTTCTCCCACGGGCTGCTGCACTACTACTTCGCCGACAAGGTCGAGCTGATCACCTACTGCGTGCGCCGCTACAAGGCCGCGTGCGTCCAGCGCTACGAGGGCGGCGTCGGCGAGGCGGCCACCGCGGCCGAGCTGGCGGCCGCCTGCGCGGACGGACTGGCGGCCGCGCTCGGCGAAGCACCCCTGATGCACCGGATGTGGTACGACCTGCGCACGCAGTCGCTGTTCGAGCCGGCGTTCCGCGACGACGTCGCCGAGATCGACGCCAGCCTGCAGGACATGATCTGGCGCAACGTGAGCGCGTACGCCGGGCTCGCGGGCGCCGAGCCGACCTGCTCGGCGGCGGACGCGTACGCGTTGTTCGACGGGCTGTTCCAGCAGGCGCTGCTGCGGCACCTCGCGGGCGAGGAGACAGCGCTGGACGATTTGCGGCGCGGGGTGCGGGAGCTGTTCCCCCGTCTTGTGGGCTGA
- a CDS encoding flavin reductase family protein — translation MTTVPSTGHRAAVLRQAFACFPSGVTALGAVAGGAPAGMAVSSFTSVSLEPALLSVCVRNASATWPQLRASPRLGLSVLAEHQAAAGRRLAGKTGDRFAGVGWWASDDGALFVLGASAWFDCSVRAEVPAGDHTVVLLEVHGLHANPDVPPLVFHGSRFRRLELGELAVGAS, via the coding sequence GTGACCACCGTCCCTTCCACCGGCCACCGCGCGGCGGTCCTGCGCCAGGCCTTCGCCTGCTTTCCCAGCGGGGTGACGGCGCTCGGCGCGGTGGCCGGCGGCGCACCGGCCGGCATGGCCGTCAGCTCGTTCACCTCGGTGTCCCTCGAACCGGCCCTGCTGTCGGTCTGCGTGCGCAACGCCTCGGCGACCTGGCCGCAGCTGCGGGCGTCCCCGCGGCTCGGCCTCAGCGTGCTGGCCGAGCACCAGGCCGCGGCGGGCCGCCGGCTGGCCGGGAAGACCGGCGACCGGTTCGCCGGGGTGGGCTGGTGGGCGAGCGACGACGGCGCGCTCTTCGTCCTGGGTGCCTCGGCCTGGTTCGACTGCTCGGTCCGGGCCGAGGTGCCTGCCGGCGACCACACGGTCGTGCTGCTGGAGGTCCACGGGCTGCACGCGAACCCCGACGTCCCGCCGCTGGTCTTCCACGGCAGCCGGTTCCGCCGCCTGGAACTCGGCGAGCTCGCCGTGGGGGCGTCATGA